In Anomaloglossus baeobatrachus isolate aAnoBae1 chromosome 6, aAnoBae1.hap1, whole genome shotgun sequence, the genomic stretch acgatccactactaccctttccaccatttgcgccgggctcagagtgtcaggctgcaaccacttttttacaagatgcaacaagtcataggcctgggagcgtacgggtttggcttcctcatagaaccactgatttacccgctgagcccgtacataggtattcacccccaaccgagccagtatttcggctttcagggtcacatagtcaatggcgtcctcggtacagaggtccaggtacgctttttggggttcccccgtcagggcgacaatacctcagcccactggggggtcggcagcttttcccgctcggccacccgctcaaacaccgccaggaacgcttccacatcatcccccggggtcatcttttgcaacgcttgtctcaccgctttccggacgctgccgtcgtcacccggtcccggggttgttgtggtgcctctgttcctacaatttcaaggattgctggtgctgttgctgctgatgttccaacgtccggagcaggtgtgtattcatctgttgttgctgtgcagtagcctgagccagctgctttagtatgtcctccatggcgtcaccgggtttgggctgtagtatagccgctcgaatccaggacatgtgctactgggtcaccagggatggatgctacacatcaccggctgtcatgcctgccgattctccaccatatgtgaggtagcacggtcggctgcgcagcagaagacacgggatccaggcattaagggtcacagcacacggttttaatccaaacaaaagtccacaacaatatacatgtgtctctccagcagagaactcagggagttctgttcactccctcacacccggcacacctgccctcgttcctgtttccatttaacccttccttcagcctgtagggaaacagcattaaccctggagtggatttactttctatcatggagtgagcacaaccggggcaagacataccggccgtcatagataaccccggtcacagtctcacaatatatatatatatatattatatattataggcTCATTGTCCCCAAGAAGCTGCTATGTGACTACAAGAAAATAATTGGTAGCTGAACACGAACATGCAGATTAGTTTTGTATTTCATAGCTTAATAAAGGAAATATTTGTCTCTTGCTTAGAATCCAAATGCTTCAAAATAGTTCTAAAACTTTTTAAAGCCGGTTCCGCTCTGGTTGTTATGCCAAACATGCTCATAATCTGTGTGGTCAATGTAATACATTGTAGAAGTTCCTGTGAACAGGCTGACCTCCGTGCTCGTACCAGGGTGGCTGACATTACTAGAGATATGAAGCATGTAACcaaatgcatttttttatttttttttaaattttaaacgcGGTTTCTTATTTCATCTTGCAGATCGCTCTTGAACAGGCCCAAGCAATGGCAGAGCAAGTTGAGATGAAAGCCAAAGTCGCGCAATCAGAGATCAAAGCAGTCACCTCCAGACACAAGAAAGCACTCGAGGAGAGGGAACATGAGCTGCTATGGAAGGTTTGTAAGATTCTGTTCCAGACTCGCCGATGATCTTACAATAAAGTTGGGTATGGGTGATGCATTCCTCTTGGCGTGTGTGTGTTGTATGCACTTTCTTTATGAAATAATGGGTCTCCCTCCTAATAAAGGAACCTCCGTTTTAAAGGAAGGTGACCATGCACATGAGCCAAAACTGTCCAATTCTTGGGATTAGTGGGTCAGACCTGCATTTATTGCTTTGGGACCTGTGCTGTACAGTGTCAAAAAAAACCTATCATGTCTCTTCAGAGACTCCCAGGAATGTCAACTGAAACTAGTGGCACATAGCAAATTTTGTCTGAAAAAGCTGCTATAATCTGATCATTTATCTTGCAACTGTCACAGGAggtgtatgtgggtgtgtgtgtgtgtatatatatatatatatatgtatgtatgtatgtatgtatgtatatgtatatatatgtgtatgtatatgtatatatatgtgtatgtatatgtatatatatgtgtatgtatatgtatatatatgtgtatgtatatgtatatatatgtgtatatatatatatatatgtatatatatatatgtatgtgtatatatatatatatgtatatatatatgtgtgtatatatatatatgtatgtatatatatgtgtgtgtatatatatatgtgtgtatatatatatgtatatatatatatgtgtatatatatatatgtatatatatatatatatatgtgtatatatatatatgtatatattatgtatatttatatatatatatatatatatatatatatatatatatatataatgtatatttatatatatatatatatatatatatatatatatatatatacacatatatatacatatgtgtatatatatatatgtgtatatatatatatgtgtatatatatatatgtgtatatgtatatgtgtatatatgtgtatatgtatatatatatgtgtatatatatatgtgtatgtgtatatatatatgtgtatgtgtatatatatatgtgtatgtgtatatatatatgtgtatatgtatatatatatatgtgtgtgtatatatatatatatatgtgtatatatgtgtatatatatatatatataatatatatatatatatatatatatatatatgtgtgtatatatatatatatatatatatatatatatatatatatgtatgtgtatatatatatatatatatatatatatatatatatatgtatgtgtatatatatatatatatatatacacatacatatatatatatatatatatatatacatatatatacacatacatatatatatatatatatatgtgtgtatatatatatatatatatatatatatatatgtgtatgtatgtgtatatatatatatatatatatatatatatatatatatatatatatatatatatatatatatatatatatatatatatatatatatatatataaatatataccatACACTGAAACACCCCCATCTCCATAGTAAACCTAGTCATACACCTATAAGAAAGGTTCACAGCTCTGTTCTATAATTATCACTTTATTTAAGCAAGAAGAAATGGAAGATTCATCCCAAAAAATATATACACTGGAGGTATAAAATGTATAACAGAAATTGTATGTTCATGTTAGATATAAGCACATTGCAATTGTATCCAGTAATGTAATATTGAAGGTGGATAAGTATAGCTAGTGACACAAAGATAAAATACTAACCCCTGCAAGTATGTGTTGCAGCAAAACTAATGTTTCACCTGATGTTTTATCACGGGGAAATGTAGAGGATTATTAATGGCGTTTTTAAACTTCACTGCACCAATTAGAACCCAGTACAATTAATAAAGATAGAATAGTATCCAATCAGTAATCATTAAAATTGCATATTTGAATGAATCCCCCTGTGATGAatggtgtaaggctatgttcacatgtccagtaatcctccATTAGAAAGGATCACGCAGATCTGTATAGCTAtagaattttaattttttatttttttttttaaacattgaagtCAATACAAAATAAATCTGTAAAGTAGCTATCCCTTGTTGTTGTTGTTCTTGTTGTTCTTCTTGTTGTTGTTCTTCTTGTTGTTGTTCTTCTTGTTGTTGTTCTTGTTGttgttgttcttcttcttgttgttGTTGTTCTTCTTGTTCGATTTAGTGTCAAATGGCAGAAAACGGAtgggtattttttttttcaaagaattAATTATTAAAATTGATTTTAGTTGAAATTGTTTCTgggtccgttctaatggatgactacTGGACTTTTGATAATAGCCGAACTGTGTGTGGTCTGGGGCACATCTCTGCAAAGGAAATAGAAAGTGGTGTCATCTGCGCTCAAAGCATGCGTCTCACACTGGAGCACATCCCAAAGAAAGAGGGGACTTCACAGGAAATTTTTTATTCCATCACCATTCAGATGAATGTTAGGATTCATAGTAAAGAATTTTTATTATCTCTATGTAGTATCCCTCTGTGATGTCCATAAGTCCTCCTCAGGGATAAAAcaaagtttgttttttgtttttttttgtttttttattggggtttttttttttccaaaacatttCTGAAACGTTTTCAACATGCTAATTTTTAAGAGATCAATGACTTATTGAATGTTTTATCAGGTTTGTCACCTACTTTTTGGTTTCTTTTTTTATAGGTTGAGAAAATTCATTCGGTGAAAGCCCAGTGTCTCTACCACCAGGTTGACAAACTCCACCAGGCTCTTAACAAATTGGACAGCACAATTAACGCAGTTCAGCAGGTTTTAGAAGAAGGTTGTACGATGGATTTTCTCATAACACGGGACCGCCTCATGGCCCAAGTGCAAGATATAAAAAATTCTAGAGGCTTGTTACAACTCCAAGAAGATGACAGAATTGTGTTTACTCCCCCTGATCAGGCTCTTTATCTTGCAATCAAATCTATGGGTCTTGTAAGTAGTGGAGCATTTGCAGCTTTAACAAAAGCCACAGGAGAAGGCTTGAAACGAGCCCTTCAAGACAAAGTTGCCACTTTCACAGTAATTGGTTATGACCATGATGGCCAAGCACGTTTATCAGGTGGTGATCTCCTAACTGTTCTAGTCATGGGGCCTGATGGAAATCTGTATGCAAGTGAGATTACTGATCAATTGAATGGTGCATATTTGGTTAGTTATAAACCTCAGCTTGAGGGAGAACACCTAATTTCTGTTAAGGTGTGCAATCAACACATTGAAAACAGCCCTTTTAAAGTCCATGTGAAATCGGGTCGATGCTACTTAGGCATTGGTCTACCATCACTTTCTTTTGGAGGAGAAGGGGACGGTGAAGGAAAGCTTTGTCGTCCCTGGGGTGTCTGTGTGGACAGAGAAGGATATATAATTGTGGCAGATAGGAGCAACAACCGCGTCCAAATTTTTAAACCATGTGGCACATTTCATCACAGGTTTGGCAGCTTGGGTGCAAGGCCTGGCCAGTTTGATCGCCCTGCTGGTGTTGCTTGTGACAATGCCCGTAGGATTGTGGTAGCTGACAAAGATAACCATCGGATTCAAGTCTTCACCTTTGAGGGCCAAGTATTTTTGACATTCGGAGAGAAGGGGACCAAGAATGGGCAATTTAACTATCCATGGGATGTTGCTGTTAATTCAGAGGGGAAGATTTTAGTGTCCGATACCCGGAACCATCGTATTCAATTGTTTGGTCCAGATGGGACATTCCTAAATAAGTATGGTTTTGAAGGACCTCTCTGGAAGCATTTTGACTCCCCACGTGGAGTGGCATTCAATCAGGATGGCTATCTTGTGGTTACAGACTTCAACAACCACCGACTGCTGATCATCAAACCAGATTGCCAGTCAGCACATTTCTTGGGCACAGAGGGTACAGGAAATGGGCAGTTCCTGCGGCCACAAGGTGTTGCAGTTGATCGAGAAGGACGTATTATTGTGGCAGACTCCAGAAACCACAGAGTACAAATTTTTGAGCCAAATGGCAGCTTCTTGTGTAAGTTTGGCACTCATGGAAGTGGCTTTGGTCAAATGGATCGTCCATCTGGCATAGCTGTCACACCTGATGGCACAATTGTTATGGTGGACTTTGGTAACAACCGAATTCTCGCCTTCTAATCAGTTTTCAACACAAAATTGTCTCAGGGAAATGTTATCAAGAAGTATATAATATACACCAGGACAGAGCACctacctcattttttttttcttttaaatatacAAACTATAACTGCAGAAGTAGAACCTGTGAAGAATAAAACAAAATCGGAATGAAAAAAAATCTACCTCAGATTCTCAGAGTATTATTttgattttgtttttgtttgtttttccttttttttctgatCCTGCACAAAATATCAACTTACCTCACTTGGAATGATCGAAACGAAACAGACTACACCTGCTAAGAGAATgtgtaacaaaacaaaaaaaaaaatctcttactGAGAAAGAAAAAGCCAAAAAGGGCTATAAACTTTATACAATACAAGGAAAATTATTGagacaggttttttttgtttttgttgtaaaCAATTGTCCTCTTTAACCAAATTTTAAGTTCCTCTCTTCCCCTCGCTGCTGCAAAAGAGGACGCCTTGTATATTGCTGTTACCTCAGTACGTTTCGACAACAATTACCTCAGTATGCAAATTCTacaaggttttggtttttttttaattcttctgaACAAATGTCACCTCAGAAACTGAAGACAATATTTTGTGGGTTTTTTgtattgttttgggggtttttttttggtttttttttagtagTGTGAGACTTAGTTTATACTGGATATATTGATAATTTACTTGTTTTCAAGCCAGCGTTCTTTTTACAAATTCCAGTCTTAGATGTTTGTGTGTGCTCGCGATTGACTGTGTGTGTGTTAATATTGCAACAAGTTTTTTACATGTTCCTGTTGAATACCCTTGGGGCTGAAAATTGTGAAAGATGAAGCACAACATGTAAAGGTCAAGTTATTttcttgttgaaaaaaaaaataagcatttTGTGGGTTACATTCAGGCAGAACTTCAGGGTAgttcttaatattttttttttttttatttatatgctTTTGGGTCAAACTTTAATGTACATGGACAATTCTGAATAATTTCCAGTAAATAACTGGACACCAAAGCATTCATGATATTGGTGTTCAGCAAAGATATTTCCATACAGATCAGTATACTTATTGTGCAAATGGTTATTGTTACAATAGAAGAGGTAAGACTAatctactttttattgctatcacgGTTATGTTTCAGGTTTTTTTTCTATTGCAGAGGCCACGGTCAACATAGTATATGTCTGGTTTTTATCCAtatctgcaattcatgacctcaagCTTCTCATATCTTATCTATGATGGATCGATAgtgattttaattttatttattaaaatattaaGAAAAAGAAACTTGCAGGGTAATACTCCAAATATTGAGGAATTTAGTTCTCAGCATTTATAGTTTTTAGttcaaatctattttttttttttttttgtatggtattttatttttaaaagcatGTTAAAGGCCATTTAGAGGTTCGTGGTTTTGCTTgctgtttttacatgctttttggtaaAAGAAAAAccagtattttattttttaattttttatttctttttggtaCAATTGTTCTTTTAGGTATTTTTATAAGCTTTGTTAGAGAAGCCTATGTGAAACGTGCTAGAAAAAATGCCAGTCACGGAGTATCCTGAATTCATAAATGCCATCCTCATCACAAATGCTGTTTGTGTAGTGTTTATTGTATTTAGTACAGATGCTAAAGGGACTCTGCTCAGCACAGAAAAAAGATGGGTGTGTGAATTCAGCCTTAAAGGTATATTCTTATCCCAATGTGTAGTAATAATTTTAACAAATGCCTCCAAATAAAAATGTATAATTCTCCTGTTATAGGCATGTTTCTTAcctgatgtgcagggcattactGCTTAGGTATCTGTGGTTACGACCACGAGCAGCTAAATAACTTGTCACTGAGTAGCATACTTAAGCTACAATGCcccgcacatgaggtaagtgacatggctatatcaggagaacgataccacatttctaattggagccaTTGttaatattattacatctactacatattgggatagggtcttcgagatgggaatacccatttaaTGATATGTAGAGTAAACTGCATTTTGAGACTAAACCTAAAAATGTTTTTGGCCTGAGCACTTAGTTCATCAAATTGTGTTTTTATATAGTGAAACTACTACCAAGTATTACTATAATGGCCTTTTGTTTCTAAAATAAATGAAGCTTCATAGAAACAAAAAAGTGAATACTCAACCAAAGATTAATGAATCTCTGAACCGCAGTcaaatgtaaatttttatttttttatatatattttttttttaatctgtaacaAATCTGCAAGTCAAACCTGtgaatataaactttttttttctctccttgatttgcacttttttttttttttttgttaagctgAAAAGAATGCTAGCTTAAACATTATCTGTAAAACAGGGCTCTGCTTtaaggattaaagggaatctgttagcatgaTTTGACATCTCAaactatgtgcatgtagctctttcatagAATAATCCAGCAATACCTTAACATGGTCAGTCCCCTCAGTTACTGGGAAATCGGTGTTTGGATTAACATGTAAGTGAGCCTAAAGTGCTACATGTAGATCTAAAGCCTCTGTTACTCCAGCTCTATTAGCTGTCCTGCACCACTCTTcatgcctgaagtcacacagcatagaggttGGAAGTCAAGCAGGAGAAGGTGGTGCTGGGAGGAAAATAGAGCTGGAGTGCCAAAGACTTAAGATCAACAGTAATTCTTCATACTACTTTAGTAACtgaggaacagactggccatgtaaaggtattgctggacttgtctttgaaagggcTACGTGCACGTATATATAGTTTGCCGTGTGACATCCTGCTGACACATACCCTTTAAGATTTACATACCTCACTCCAATTAATGTTCTGGCTGCACTTAATGCTCTGCTTAATGCCAGTTGAGTACAAGTCTGCCCTCTTCATTGGTGATTAATAGCTGACTTTTCAACTTGTATTAAATAAGTGAGAAGTAGAGGTTAATATATGTATGTAGAGTAATAACTCGATCACTGCATCTATAGTGTGGCAGGCTGCCTTCTGTGCTTGAACTACACTTGCAGCCAAAAGTTGCTGGTAGTTTGGGAAATATACAGATACGAGAGCCTCCGCAGTACTAAATTAGTCTTAGTCCCTGGAGTTCATGTTGTCCTGTGTGTAAATTATGCAAGTTTGTGACTATTTCTAAATCTAATTATTTAGCTGACTACCAAATAGTATATAATGGGGGTGTTCAAATTGATATTTGTTACCAACGACTCTTGATCCATAAAAAAAAGATTTAACTTGACTAGGTTTAATTCTTGTCCAGTGGAGTCACAATCCGCTTTCGCTGTCACACTCAAGGAATAATTCCAGCGGGCACAGTTTTCAGACGAATTTTTAATTTTGCCCGCAAAATCATAACACTGTTGGCCACCAAATGCGTGTGTCGTCATCCTCGGCTGCCGTGTCTTCTTGAAGTCTTAAGAGTATATGTGAATCAGTATTTTGTATGGCTGCAACTTGCATTGGAGGACTGTCAATGTAAAAAGTCCtatttagatttaaaaaaaattaaaaagggggTGCAGTCCCAGGGGGACACTAACTGCAGTTTCTGCCAACAACTTCTTAGCCAAATCTGAGGTCCTGAGATTTGATTGTGGttcattttaaagggtgaatttTAAGGAAACTCTAAAGAATAAAGATAAAATAGGAATAACCCTTAGACCTCATGCCCAAAGCTGTTTTATGGATCTGTGTTGTACAGATCAGTAGTATGGTACCTATAGACTACTCTGTACCCACCTCTGCCGATACCTGCTGTGGCAGATGCACAATTCCTGATGATCGTGCATATGTTCCGGCAGGTATTTAGAATAACAGTTGCACGATACGTGACGATCGGCATGCACCTGTAGATGTTGCGTCACCGACCTACAGACTAGCTTTGGAATTACCCTTTTAACTTCTAAAAATTTATATTGTATCTGATTTATAATATTTTTGTATATATTACGATTTTTCCATGGGGTGCACCCTTTCAACCACATTGTGTTTTTTGTTTGATATAAGTTTTGTTTAAAATATTAACTATGCCTCTAGGACATTGAATGTATATGTGATTTATAATTTGTATTTTTCTACCCAAATCTTCCCTTTTTAAATGTGAATGTGATTTTATTTCTACAAATGAAACCTAAAAACCAAAGAATTTTTTTTGACTCaatgtcaactttttttttttttcttttttcttcaagtGCTCTTTGTATACATAGATAATAACAATAATCTCATGTTGCCATTGTGTTTAGAGTATCGACTGATGAAAATTTTGATTTTACATGGAGGACATTGAATGCATGCCAGAAATTTAGTGGAGACTTGCTTTGCCTTgatttctatatatttttaatgttcAGTTTTTACAGTGGGGTAAGCAGTAACTGTTGCAATTTTGTTTAGCATTGTTTAGACTTTATTGTCCAGACTGGTTATTGGTCGAAAATATAGTTCTAGATGGCttagtgggaaaaaaaattctagtTTCCTAACACTTCATTCACACCAGAGAGAAACACGATTCATCAAaggtaaaagctttgaaaaatctCACTTTTAGCACCACAATTATGACTTTTGGCGTTTTTACTCCCATTTTTGCCCAGCTCCGACAAAGTGGGTGTGACTGGAAAGTGGCGATTGCTACGTGTCAAATTCATGATGAGCACAGCAGTTTGCTACTCTAGATATCTATCTTTAGCGtggactggagtaggatttgtggtgAGGTGTACGTCACTCAtacgccactaccatgctcgggtccttggtactcgttaagagcagtttgaCGCTTGGATGGGCTCAACTCAAGCATCGGAGTAATGGAAGTCCGTAAAAAACACTCAAGTCCCACGTTGACTTCCATTGAGccaatccgagcatccaactgttctTAGCAAGTATCGAGCATTGTTGTGCCCATTCATCAGTACACTTCATGAATTGAGAAAATCTGACTCCATGCAGCACCTCCTCAAGACTGGCGTGAACAATGCTGGAGTTGATGAATCCAGCCTGAAAAGTTCACACTTGAAACATGctacaatggaaaaaaaaattgcaatatgcaGAAACTACTGTATGATTTGGTCACTTCATAATTCCTTTTCCTTCACGTTGCACCTGGCTATTACAcaagtaatctgatgtgtgtgaatgTGGCTGTTAGTTCATTGTAGTTCATCAGAGGTTTTTTTTAtcctttgttttttgggttttttttccacaaCTAATTGTGAATTGCCACATGGTAGGGTTTTTGCATAATCTGATAAACATGGCACTCCCAACAGAAGAAACAcagtactgtttttttttttttttaatactttttatgGCATGATTCATATTTTACCAGATCACTTTTTGTACATAAATGCAGAAAATTCATGTAAGGCAGAGTTCATATTTCCAGTAATCATCAGTTTGAAACTCACAGTAAATGACAAATTGAGCTGGAACTGTTTTAAGCTGCTGAAAAACTGAATTTGACTTCATTGATTTAACAAACTACAcaatacttaggttgaaaaaagatctaggtccatctagttcaaccttcctccaccaattatacattgtcactaaatcatttataaccaacaatgttgtgtgtactgatgaaatcatccagcccttttttaagatGGTTGAGTCTTTCTAGAAAATCGATTTACTGTTGGATAACTTTGTTTCAGGTTAAAAACCTGATTGCAGCTGGATCAATTAGATCATTCACATCAACGTGAACTGATCTGTCTTATTTGGTCGACAAGTTCATGTCAGTAGACCCGCAGCCAGTCTGTGTGCTTCATGGGTCCGTACATGTACAGTGTTTCACGGACTTTAAattcacccttaggctatgtgcgcacgttgcgtaatttcatgcgtttacgctgcatattgcactgcaacgtaaactcCTGCGTCATCAGCACAATCTAcgcagattgtgcataatccagccgcacgttgcgtttgagagtgcagcgatttgcatgttgaaattttgatccaaatcgctgcgctcaaaaaagcaacatgtcacttattttgtgcgctttggatgctgctcccactgtctatgggagaggcagcatcccgagcgcgtgAAATCTGCATCTATtcggcagacacactgcatccattatgcagtttctgcagcgatttgacgcgcacatgcactgccaaatcgctgcagcttTTTCagtatggacactacgcaacgtgcacacatagccttagtgtttttatCAAGTTGAAACTGAGCCACAAAACAAAAATTGGATCAAAAGGTTTATTACTGGATATGAGCATGTGAGCCTTACCTGTTCATGTGTTACTGATGCATTAGCATGAGGTGACACCTCTTGAATTGGGCATTATTTGGGGGCAGTCACTACTTTCATTGCACGGCTGTGCTAATGGGGCATCTTAAAGACATGATGGTGCTCAAGCTGCCACAGGCACATTTGGTTCAGCCTTCTCTAATACACAAACTAAAGAATGGATATTGTAATTCAGCATATTTGAAGAATCTGAGCTCCCCCTGTGCTCATCagtcagcacagctaccagcaccaGGGCTTCAGACAAGTTTTCTCAAATGTATATGGGAAGAGGGACTTTAGAGATCTGTGAGATGAGACATATTGGGTGCCATGGATTTACCCAATGAC encodes the following:
- the TRIM71 gene encoding E3 ubiquitin-protein ligase TRIM71 yields the protein MASFPESDFQLCPLCKEMCVSSTPISSSSSSSSSSQASSSGSSSGGSLGSAPRRLHVLPCLHAFCRQCLEGHRSPGDSLQLHCPVCDHKVLMSEAGMDALPSSTFLHLSNLLDAVVGAAEEQQSNGSRAGSCGARRQRPRSASCSSSSLLRRAPGCQAAPRCCSSCDDGSGASSHCMECQENLCDNCVRAHQRVRLTKEHVIERFPGSRAAGGISGTASPCNSAASSAATTSSSSTSSPYQGTAYSMLPVFQERLSYCQQHDEEVLHFYCDTCSTLICRECTIGRHAGHSFVYFQDALQDSRALPIQLLADAQQGRQAIQIALEQAQAMAEQVEMKAKVAQSEIKAVTSRHKKALEEREHELLWKVEKIHSVKAQCLYHQVDKLHQALNKLDSTINAVQQVLEEGCTMDFLITRDRLMAQVQDIKNSRGLLQLQEDDRIVFTPPDQALYLAIKSMGLVSSGAFAALTKATGEGLKRALQDKVATFTVIGYDHDGQARLSGGDLLTVLVMGPDGNLYASEITDQLNGAYLVSYKPQLEGEHLISVKVCNQHIENSPFKVHVKSGRCYLGIGLPSLSFGGEGDGEGKLCRPWGVCVDREGYIIVADRSNNRVQIFKPCGTFHHRFGSLGARPGQFDRPAGVACDNARRIVVADKDNHRIQVFTFEGQVFLTFGEKGTKNGQFNYPWDVAVNSEGKILVSDTRNHRIQLFGPDGTFLNKYGFEGPLWKHFDSPRGVAFNQDGYLVVTDFNNHRLLIIKPDCQSAHFLGTEGTGNGQFLRPQGVAVDREGRIIVADSRNHRVQIFEPNGSFLCKFGTHGSGFGQMDRPSGIAVTPDGTIVMVDFGNNRILAF